The nucleotide window CCATCATTGCCTGAAAAAAATTCAGACTGATGCTGAGTACCGCCACAACAAAGGCCAGGCCGAGCATCACGGTCAGGGCCAGCAAAGACAAAACGTTCATGACAAGTGTTGTACGTATTTTTTGAGACTTGAAAACAATTTCGAGCCCCTTTTGAATGGCGGTTAAAATCCAGCAACCGGCCCATAAAAGATTTAGAAGACCGATGACACCCGCCACCTTGGCCTTGACATTAAGCAATCCAATTCGGACCAGGAAATCTTTGTCGATATTTGAATTTATATTTTTCAGAAACGCGAAGAATTCATCTGAAATATTCGGAAAGGACGCCAGGTACTTATTAAAGGTCAGCAGCAGCAATAAGAAGATAGGGATAATCGACAGCAGAAAGAAAAACGCCGTAGCAGCAGCATGATATATCAGCTCGTTTTTTAAAAAGAGACTGGATGTCAGGGAGAATTTTTGAAAAAAAAATTGAACCTGCTTCCGTATCCACTTCAAAAAGCTGTTCTCCGGATCCAAACGCTCCATATTATATGCCCCGTTGTTGACTTATTCGGATACACAAGCCCCGCAGAATAATCAAGAAAATACTAGGGCGGGTCCTGCTGCCGGGCACGCCTGCCGCCGGCATACGATCAAGCTCCGGGGAGTCAAGCCGCGCTATTTTACTGTGGAACATTCATTGAAGAGCCGGTGGGGACAAACATTTTTACAATAACCATGATCGATTTGCCGGAACAGCAAGGCAATCGCTTCGCCACGGTTAACAAGCAGGTACTCTGAATTTAACTGAACTAAGAAACCGGAACTTTCAAAAACCTTCTTGACCGGCAGGCGCACACTCATGAACACCAAACAGACACCCCGGATTTTTAATTCATCGGATAAAACACGCAATTCGTCAACGCCGGTGATATCAATAAACCCGACTGCCTGAAAGTCCAGCAGTAGAAATTTTATCGGGGTGGTATGTTCGTCCAATCGCTCGACAATATGTTCAATTGTATATTCCGCATTGGCAAAATAAATCGCATTGTCCGACCGTAGCTGCAATATTTGCGGACAACTGGGCTTATGATATTCGTCCGCATTGATAAACATGTTCAATTCGGGATCTTTGGAAACCCGGACAATGCGTGGATGCATCGTCTTCCATAGGAAAAACATCAACGAGATCAACACGCCGATCAACAGCGCGTAGTCGGGTTTGGCCAATAATGCCAGAATAAACACACTCAATGCCACAATGCCGTCATGACGATTCATCTTCCAGAGGCTGAACACCTCTCGGGGATGAAATAACATCAGAACCGCACTCATCACCAGGGCAGCCAATGCCGCCCGGGGAATGTAGGTTAAAAGAGGGGTCAAGAACATGAGCGCCACAATGACGCTGAGACTCGCGACCACACTGGACATTCCGGTTTTAGCCCCTGCCGCAAAATTGATGGCCGTTCGCGAAAAAGAACCGCTGACCGGATATCCCTGGAAAAAAGAAGCGACTAAATTTGCCAATCCCTGGCCGATAAACTCCTGATCAACATCGACTTTTTGCTTTGTTTCGGCCGAAATGGCCTTGCCGACTGAATAGGTTTCCGCAAAACTTACCAGTGCAATCACAACCGCAGGCCCCAGCAGCGAACTGATGATTTCAATGTCCAGCGACGGCATCTTCAGGCTTGGCAAGCCCCCCGGGCTTTTGCCAACGATGGCAATGCCCTTTTCATGCAATTCAAATAGCACCAGCAGGCCTGATGAAATCACCAGTGCGATCAGGCCGGTTGGCCAGTTTTCTCTATACTTTTTAATGCTGTATATAATTACAACCGACAGCAGGCCGATAGCCAATGTCGGCAAATGAAGCGACGGCAAGCTTTTGAAAAGGTCCACCAGCATGGGAAATATATACTCATCGCGGGGAACCGGAACCCCCAGAAAATGGGGCAGCTGGGTTGCGATAATGATAAGGGCGGCCGCCGACGTAAAACCCTTTACAGCCGAGTGGGAAATAAAATACATGACCACGCCCAGACCGAAGATCCCGATTCCCAAATAAAGCACGCCCACCATAAAGGCCAGCACAAAAGCCAGCTCGATAAACGCTGAGCTCCCGGGTTCGGCGACAGGGGATAAGGTTGTCAGCACCAGCAGACTCATAATAGCAATCGGGCCCGTGGAAAGCTGACGCAGACTGCCCCACAGCGCCGCCACCATGGGGGTAATGGCGGCGGCATAAAGGCCATAAACAGGCGGCATCCCGGCCAGCATGGCGTAAGCCATTGCCTGGGGTATCAACACGACCGCAACCGTCAAACCGGCAAGGGCATCGCTTTGGAAAGTAGATGCCTGGTATCCCTTCATCCAGTCTAAAAAAGGTAACAGTCGTTGACGGACGCTTTTGGGCATTGGTTAGACGTATAGAAAACAAGCGGGGCGGGTCAAGCAAAAAATATCGCGGCTATTGTGGCGGCATAAAAAACGGAACCAAAGGGAAATATAAAATCAGATCCTTAATTGTTGCACCGCTCCATAATCTCATACAGCATCTCCTGCAACAGCCTTGCTTTTTCGGCACGACCGATGGCTTTTACCTTTGGGTGGATGATGGCGTCTGTACGAATCCCGGCAAGATAATAATGTTCACCTTTGTCCGTCTGGGTATCCAAAACCCAGACCACATTTCCCTGTAGCTGAATGTCTTCCTCAAGCTGAATGCAAATGTTTATGGGCGTGGTGGGCATAATTGGCCGGTCGGTCTGAATGCTGACCCGATCCGCTGAGATTTCCGTTGCGATCGACGGCACGGTCCGGTTAGCGGTAACCGCCTTGGCATTAACCTTTATATTGTAGCTTGGATATATTCTGCAATTGTCTACTCTCATGTTTACGCTCCTCTTGTTAAATTTTAGCGCCGGCAGTCTTTCTACGGTAATGCTGTTTTTCTTTCCATTACCCCGGGCACCTGATAAGCGACTGTTTACGCTGTTAAAATCCGTTATTACATGTAGATCTGTGTTCAATTTTATATACAGCAAAATCAATGCCAATCCCTTGGGTTTAATATTTTAACAACATTTCAGATAGTTGAAGATTTTTATTCACATTTTCAGGTTGCGTTCCGCCCATAAAACCACACAACCCTGTATGTTAAATTATACAGCCTCAATCATTTCCGTATTTGGCGGGTGCGCAATCGTGGATCGATAGGGTAAATTCTGTTTTTTTGCTATTGCGGGTATCGTATGGATAAGGACACATTGATTGTGCCGGGGCGGGTCGGTTGTCAGAAAAGAAATTTAAGCGCAGATGACCATTCTTTTTTACAGGAGTCTAAATCGCCTTAATAGCGTTGCGATTATTTCTATTTAGACGTTTCCTCCAGCGACTTTCTAAGTTTATAAGAAAAAAGGTTCTGGTCCAGCTTAACGTGATCGTATGTCAGGATCGAATCTTTGGCGGCAGTTTTAATAATTTTGGCATTTCCGGTCAGCCCCATCGGCAGATAAGCCCCTTTTAGGCTTTCCCCTGACCGTACCAGTCTCCCGAAAACGGTATAGCCGCCTTCCCCGTCAAGCAC belongs to Desulfobacterales bacterium and includes:
- the sulP gene encoding sulfate permease — its product is MPKSVRQRLLPFLDWMKGYQASTFQSDALAGLTVAVVLIPQAMAYAMLAGMPPVYGLYAAAITPMVAALWGSLRQLSTGPIAIMSLLVLTTLSPVAEPGSSAFIELAFVLAFMVGVLYLGIGIFGLGVVMYFISHSAVKGFTSAAALIIIATQLPHFLGVPVPRDEYIFPMLVDLFKSLPSLHLPTLAIGLLSVVIIYSIKKYRENWPTGLIALVISSGLLVLFELHEKGIAIVGKSPGGLPSLKMPSLDIEIISSLLGPAVVIALVSFAETYSVGKAISAETKQKVDVDQEFIGQGLANLVASFFQGYPVSGSFSRTAINFAAGAKTGMSSVVASLSVIVALMFLTPLLTYIPRAALAALVMSAVLMLFHPREVFSLWKMNRHDGIVALSVFILALLAKPDYALLIGVLISLMFFLWKTMHPRIVRVSKDPELNMFINADEYHKPSCPQILQLRSDNAIYFANAEYTIEHIVERLDEHTTPIKFLLLDFQAVGFIDITGVDELRVLSDELKIRGVCLVFMSVRLPVKKVFESSGFLVQLNSEYLLVNRGEAIALLFRQIDHGYCKNVCPHRLFNECSTVK